The genomic interval GTTTTGTGGAGCGAAGACCATACACAAATGTTGCTGCAATTACAATCATAGTTCCAGCAAGAAACAACctaaaacataacaacataAATCTTATGATGGTCAAGACACTGATCTACCCTTAGCCTATAATATTAATAGTacatatattaacaaataacagtattatatattattatgaataaatgtaacttgctccCTTCCGGGGTCGTCTcgtaacagtcgttataacacaagtggtctgtttcatacacctcatgccagcttacgagttgcaaTGTATGTATGTGTGCTTGATTATAGATTAATATTTTGCCCAACAGTGGCAGCAATagtgtatatataaacttacTTAGTTGGCTGCACATCATTAAATACGAGATATGAAACAATAGTTGACACAATGATTGACAATGAGGTGGCAAATCCTTTGATGATATTATCTGTATATTGAACAACACAAGCCACTAATATACCCCCATAAGCCTGAAAAATATAAGTCCAACATCAATGTACAATTTAAAAAGGACAGTAAAAATGTCACATAACTGAAACAATCTGTAAACctaatttgttattataatttgCACTGGGTTTGTTACCTGCAACAGTAAGACTGTCCCTACAGCTATAGAGTAGCCTTGAAAAAAACCATCCTTTTGAATTTCCTTTAGGTTTGTAAACAGAACTGTTATGCTGGAAAATATTACTCCAAACATTGCTGGAAAAAAACAGATTGAATTAACAAGTTTACTCACACATAACAAATTAAATCAGGgatgaatgcaacttgctcTATCCTTGTGAGGCCATAAACTACAGTCATTATATAACACAaatgttctgttacatacacacgtggctgcttacgagttaccaccaatgtaactttgtgggtgattgtttttttctgtatagctgacaTTTTGGATAACCCGTTTGATTAGTTACCGCGGGGTGAAATTTACCATccgtagcagtgacgagccttgaacctataacctGGGTCAGAGGCAGGTCTGCTAACAACTGTACCAGGATTTAAAcgcttatttttaatttttttacaataaagcaCGTACCCATTTGCAAATTTCGTATCCACAGTGAAATGTTAGAACTTTTCAGCAAAAGTTCAAAGTATACTCCTGCAAATCCACTGCTAGCACAAGCTACAAGTAATACACCAACACCATACATTCTATCTTGAATAGATGAAGTATTCTCAACGGCAGTGGAACCTGCGGGATACTGCAAATGgaaagaaactttttaaatgttgggCGCAGTTAAAGATTTGATAATAGTTACCTGAACTAAAGCAACACCAGTCATCAACATAACAAGTGCAAACCATTGATTTCTTGATAGTTGCTTACGCAATAATAAAGACGAGAATAAGGCAGTCATTAGTATTTTTAACTGATACGTGACCtgcaaagtaaaatattgaaCAGGATTATGACA from Ciona intestinalis chromosome 2, KH, whole genome shotgun sequence carries:
- the LOC100185532 gene encoding UDP-N-acetylglucosamine transporter isoform X4, with the protein product MKGNTTTKSNRMGAITKYAVLVLLVLQTTCMVLTLRYTRTVVIDGPRYLSSTVVLLAEFVKLMSCLFIIYYQCKFDPRKFMNELKVGLLNKPLETIKTAVPSGIYSFQNNLLFIALNYLDAPTYQVTYQLKILMTALFSSLLLRKQLSRNQWFALVMLMTGVALVQYPAGSTAVENTSSIQDRMYGVGVLLVACASSGFAGVYFELLLKSSNISLWIRNLQMAMFGVIFSSITVLFTNLKEIQKDGFFQGYSIAVGTVLLLQAYGGILVACVVQYTDNIIKGFATSLSIIVSTIVSYLVFNDVQPTKLFLAGTMIVIAATFVYGLRSTKPSSTKLTEKDS
- the LOC100185532 gene encoding UDP-N-acetylglucosamine transporter isoform X3, with the translated sequence MNGAFFETKATQKSNRMGAITKYAVLVLLVLQTTCMVLTLRYTRTVVIDGPRYLSSTVVLLAEFVKLMSCLFIIYYQCKFDPRKFMNELKVGLLNKPLETIKTAVPSGIYSFQNNLLFIALNYLDAPTYQVTYQLKILMTALFSSLLLRKQLSRNQWFALVMLMTGVALVQYPAGSTAVENTSSIQDRMYGVGVLLVACASSGFAGVYFELLLKSSNISLWIRNLQMAMFGVIFSSITVLFTNLKEIQKDGFFQGYSIAVGTVLLLQAYGGILVACVVQYTDNIIKGFATSLSIIVSTIVSYLVFNDVQPTKLFLAGTMIVIAATFVYGLRSTKPSSTKLTEKDS